A single genomic interval of Sebastes umbrosus isolate fSebUmb1 chromosome 9, fSebUmb1.pri, whole genome shotgun sequence harbors:
- the tomm5 gene encoding mitochondrial import receptor subunit TOM5 homolog, with amino-acid sequence MFKLEGLGPKMDPEEMKKKMRQDVISSLRNFLIYVALLRATPFVLKKLDSI; translated from the exons ATGTTCAAACTGGAAGGACTCGGGCCGAAAATGGACCcagaagagatgaagaagaagatgcgACAAGATGTCATCTCATCTTTAAGGAACTTTCTTATTTACGTCGCTCTCCTGAGAGCCA cCCCCTTTGTGTTAAAGAAGCTGGACAGCATATGA